In a genomic window of Pelotomaculum thermopropionicum SI:
- the RocR gene encoding transcriptional regulator (containing PAS, AAA-type ATPase, and DNA-binding domains), with the protein MVTKYRKEITTSSNYSIYEKNILNNTTMNRIVKENTNSISILDAYGNVLLVFIGVKVGNLVGRNVKEIGKYGMYEVSMSEKAIKAHSTVIGVVNSRFGTSQVVSSTPIKDENGNIIMVINTALDKQLYDNLKMTLKDGKATNETFKKVIDYLSDANIPYETPVAESPQMREIIKNIDTIAKTHSTILITGESGTGKEVIARYIHKHSLQAEGPFIPINCASIPHELLESEFFGYVGGAFTGANPQGKPGLFEIANNGTLFLDEIAELPLTMQPKLLRVLESGEIKRVGGTDIIRTNVRLIAATNKDLKTMVRQNLFRNDLYYRLNVLPINIPPLRERPEDIVALSKRFLEYINKKYNLKKRFTEQAINAFLNYSWPGNVRELRNVVERLAITSPDDNIGNINIHLLLDGNSLEESNITTGTYLPHENKIYQGTLKSFLKKVEAEYIKQVLDICNGKVGEAAKLLGIHRTMLYRKIKNNTKAIDSQ; encoded by the coding sequence ATGGTTACTAAATATAGAAAAGAAATCACAACATCCTCAAATTATTCCATATATGAAAAAAATATTCTTAATAACACAACTATGAATCGAATTGTTAAAGAAAACACAAACTCCATTTCCATTCTTGATGCATATGGAAATGTTCTATTAGTTTTTATAGGAGTTAAAGTAGGCAATTTAGTAGGTAGAAATGTAAAAGAAATAGGTAAATATGGAATGTATGAAGTATCTATGAGTGAAAAGGCCATAAAAGCACATTCTACGGTAATAGGAGTAGTGAATTCAAGGTTCGGTACTAGTCAAGTAGTTTCCAGTACACCGATAAAAGATGAAAATGGTAATATAATAATGGTTATTAACACCGCGCTTGACAAGCAATTATATGATAACTTGAAAATGACTTTAAAAGATGGTAAAGCAACTAATGAAACTTTCAAAAAAGTGATAGATTATTTAAGCGATGCAAATATTCCTTATGAAACACCAGTAGCCGAGAGTCCACAAATGCGAGAAATCATTAAAAATATTGACACTATAGCAAAAACTCATAGTACCATCCTTATCACAGGTGAATCAGGTACTGGAAAAGAAGTAATAGCAAGATATATTCATAAGCATAGCTTGCAAGCTGAAGGCCCCTTTATCCCGATCAATTGCGCTTCAATTCCTCATGAATTACTAGAATCAGAATTTTTTGGCTATGTCGGGGGAGCTTTCACAGGAGCAAACCCCCAAGGAAAACCTGGGTTATTTGAAATTGCTAATAATGGTACGCTGTTCCTGGATGAAATTGCGGAATTGCCGTTAACTATGCAGCCCAAGCTACTTCGTGTATTAGAAAGCGGCGAAATTAAAAGAGTGGGCGGAACCGATATTATTCGTACCAACGTGCGCTTAATTGCGGCAACTAATAAAGACCTAAAAACAATGGTGCGCCAAAATTTGTTTCGCAACGACTTATACTATCGTTTAAATGTTCTGCCTATCAATATACCGCCTTTAAGGGAAAGGCCTGAAGATATCGTGGCACTGTCAAAGAGATTTTTAGAATATATAAATAAAAAGTATAATCTTAAGAAAAGATTTACTGAACAAGCTATTAATGCTTTTCTTAATTATAGCTGGCCTGGAAATGTCCGTGAATTGCGAAATGTTGTGGAAAGGCTAGCCATTACATCACCAGATGATAATATAGGTAATATAAATATTCATTTATTATTAGATGGAAATTCCCTGGAAGAAAGTAATATAACCACTGGAACATATTTACCCCACGAAAATAAAATATATCAGGGAACACTAAAAAGCTTTTTAAAAAAGGTTGAAGCGGAATATATAAAGCAAGTGCTGGATATTTGTAACGGCAAAGTTGGAGAAGCAGCAAAGCTTTTAGGAATTCATCGCACCATGCTATACCGGAAAATAAAGAACAATACCAAAGCTATTGATAGTCAATAG
- a CDS encoding hypothetical transposase (containing partial COG3547, transposase and inactivated derivatives) encodes MYNPLSLKLAMVTPETLIVGVDVAKRIHYAQMINFRGEGLHKPFPFQNTTSGIGNLVRQIKTIQMKYGLSDVLVAMEPTGHYWLPLACTLIAQGITVVMVNPHHVKKAKELDDNSPTKRDDKDAGVIARLARDGRFHLPYIPTGVTADIRNLVNFRERLNKELQQTKAEITTILDRYFPEFLDVFKSVEGKAAMAALENFPFPADLLERTVEDVASVLSEATHKRVGGRHAELLHESARNSVGIKDGAEGARIDLQYQLRRVKQILDECELVEARLAELLKEVPYAGYLLTIPGTSILQVAAVVSEVGDLSNYRSARQLIKLAGLNLVENSSGSHKGRSRISKRGRSKLRCTLFRVALILVARTQEFSLLHHYYTTRPNNPLKGKQSLVAICCKLLRIIFALSQKKMAYDKNMVISQDHPAFMYMKSAVKSKKAAA; translated from the coding sequence ATGTACAATCCCCTTTCCCTAAAACTGGCCATGGTCACACCCGAAACCCTGATTGTAGGTGTAGATGTGGCAAAGCGCATCCACTACGCACAGATGATCAATTTCCGAGGGGAGGGACTGCACAAGCCGTTCCCATTCCAGAATACCACATCCGGCATTGGCAATCTAGTCCGTCAAATAAAAACGATCCAGATGAAGTACGGCCTTTCCGATGTCCTGGTGGCCATGGAACCCACCGGCCACTACTGGCTCCCCCTAGCCTGTACCTTGATTGCGCAGGGGATTACGGTAGTTATGGTCAACCCGCACCATGTAAAAAAGGCCAAGGAACTGGACGACAATTCCCCCACCAAGCGGGACGATAAGGATGCCGGAGTAATTGCCCGCTTAGCCAGAGATGGACGGTTTCACCTCCCATATATTCCGACCGGGGTGACGGCGGATATTCGCAACCTGGTCAATTTCCGGGAACGGCTGAACAAAGAGCTGCAGCAGACAAAGGCGGAAATAACCACCATTTTAGACCGCTACTTCCCGGAATTTCTGGACGTTTTTAAATCAGTGGAAGGCAAGGCAGCCATGGCTGCCCTGGAAAACTTTCCTTTTCCCGCCGATCTGCTTGAACGGACAGTAGAGGATGTGGCTTCTGTTCTGAGCGAAGCTACTCACAAGCGGGTTGGCGGCAGGCATGCCGAATTGCTTCATGAAAGCGCCAGGAATTCGGTGGGCATAAAGGATGGAGCAGAAGGTGCCCGGATCGACCTCCAATACCAGCTGCGCAGGGTTAAACAGATCCTTGATGAATGCGAACTGGTTGAAGCCCGGCTGGCAGAACTGCTCAAAGAAGTCCCTTATGCCGGGTACCTGCTCACCATCCCGGGAACGAGCATACTTCAGGTAGCCGCCGTAGTTTCCGAGGTGGGTGACCTGAGCAACTACCGCAGTGCCAGGCAGTTGATCAAGCTGGCCGGCCTGAACCTGGTGGAAAACAGTTCTGGTAGCCACAAAGGGCGGAGCCGTATTAGCAAGCGGGGCAGGTCAAAACTACGCTGCACCCTCTTCCGGGTAGCGCTGATACTGGTAGCCAGAACACAGGAGTTTTCCCTGCTTCACCATTACTACACCACCAGGCCCAACAACCCGTTGAAAGGCAAGCAGTCACTGGTGGCAATCTGCTGTAAACTGTTGCGCATCATCTTTGCTCTGAGCCAAAAGAAAATGGCCTACGATAAAAATATGGTTATTTCTCAGGACCATCCAGCCTTTATGTATATGAAATCAGCAGTGAAATCCAAAAAAGCAGCAGCATAA